The following proteins are encoded in a genomic region of Streptococcus constellatus subsp. constellatus:
- a CDS encoding GIY-YIG nuclease family protein, translated as MEIKAYMYVLECSDGSLYTGYTTDIKKRLHKHNAGKGAKYTRARLPVTLLYQEEFPDKPSAMSAEALFKRKTRQQKLEYIADKKK; from the coding sequence ATGGAAATTAAAGCCTATATGTACGTTCTGGAATGTTCCGATGGCTCTCTTTACACAGGTTACACGACCGATATCAAAAAACGACTTCATAAACACAATGCTGGAAAGGGTGCCAAATACACACGTGCACGATTACCCGTTACGCTTTTGTACCAAGAAGAATTTCCTGACAAACCTTCTGCCATGTCAGCTGAAGCCCTCTTTAAAAGAAAAACACGACAACAAAAATTAGAATATATTGCAGATAAGAAAAAGTAG
- a CDS encoding tRNA1(Val) (adenine(37)-N6)-methyltransferase has translation MAEILLKDGERINQLFSTDVKIIQNREVFSYSVDSVLLSRFPNLPKRGLIVDLCAGNGAVGLFASTRTQAQIIAVEIQERLADMAQRSIELNNLTSQMQVIQDDLKYLTRYISGSKVDMILCNPPYFKVDEHSNLNASRHYLLARHEIATNLEEICQISQRVLKSNGRLTMVHRPERFLDIIETMTAHNLAPKRIQFVYPKANRKANMLLIEAIKDGSRDGLKILPPLFIHNEDGSYTPEIHEIYYGN, from the coding sequence ATGGCAGAAATTCTTTTAAAAGACGGTGAGCGAATCAATCAGCTCTTTTCTACTGACGTCAAAATTATCCAAAATCGAGAGGTCTTTAGCTATTCAGTAGATAGCGTGCTCCTCTCCCGCTTTCCAAACTTACCTAAGCGTGGTCTTATCGTGGATCTCTGTGCCGGAAATGGTGCTGTTGGACTTTTTGCAAGCACGCGCACGCAAGCCCAAATCATTGCTGTTGAGATTCAAGAACGTCTCGCAGATATGGCCCAGCGCTCTATTGAGCTAAATAATCTAACCAGCCAAATGCAGGTCATTCAAGATGATTTGAAATATCTCACCAGATATATCAGTGGTAGCAAAGTAGACATGATCCTCTGCAATCCGCCTTATTTTAAAGTAGATGAACATTCTAATCTCAATGCAAGCCGACATTATTTGCTTGCACGTCATGAAATTGCGACAAATTTGGAAGAAATCTGTCAAATTTCTCAACGGGTTTTAAAATCAAACGGACGTTTAACAATGGTCCATCGTCCTGAACGCTTCCTTGATATTATTGAGACCATGACAGCTCACAATTTAGCTCCGAAACGTATTCAGTTTGTTTACCCAAAGGCAAATCGAAAAGCCAATATGCTTCTCATTGAAGCTATCAAAGACGGCTCTCGCGACGGACTAAAAATCCTGCCACCGCTTTTCATTCATAATGAAGATGGCAGCTACACTCCAGAAATTCATGAGATTTACTATGGAAATTAA
- a CDS encoding cation-translocating P-type ATPase has product MIILMNMKEFTGLTHQQVQEKIAQGLTNDFTANTSTSTWQIIKRNVFTLFNALNFAIALALVAVQAWSNLVFFAVICFNALSGIVTELRAKHMVDKLNLLNKEKITVIRDGKSSQINPEDLVLDDCIQLATGEQIPSDATVLDGFAEVNEAMLTGESDLVQKEIGEQLLSGSFLASGRVIAKITHVGSDNYASKLMLEAKTVKPINSRIMKSMDRIAGFTGKIIIPFGIALFLEALFVKHLPVKDSVVNTSTALLGMLPKGIALLTITSLLTAVIKLGLRKVLVQEMYSVETLARVDMLCLDKTGTITQGKMHIETFSPLTEDFSEQAISDILSAYITASDDNNPTAQAIRKQFTTPTDYQTSNMIPFSSDRKWGAMEMSDLGTVFLGAPEMLFHEEIELAQEAQKRGSRVLALAISPERIDHKHIHLPSSIQPIAILEITDPIRDGAADTLEYLRSQEVGLKIISGDNPITVSNIAAKAGFSNYQSYVDCSKVTDQELIELTEKTAIFGRVSPHQKKLIIQTLKKAGHTTAMTGDGVNDILALREADCSIAMAEGDPATRQVANLVLLNSDFNDVPEILFEGRRVVNNIARIAPIFLIKTTYSFILTIICISSILLGRAEWLLVFPFIPIQITLIDQFVEGLPPFVLTFERNIKPVEQDFLKKAIFKALPSGLMVVFSVLFVSIFGGLHSWSQLEISTLLYYLLGSIGFLSVVQACLPLNLWRILLILWSLIGFFGTAIILQKYIEITTLTSNSLPIYFILMLLFTITFIVVTHRQNEREQNL; this is encoded by the coding sequence ATGATTATCCTCATGAACATGAAAGAATTTACGGGATTAACCCACCAACAAGTCCAAGAAAAAATTGCTCAAGGACTTACCAATGATTTTACAGCCAATACGAGTACCAGCACCTGGCAAATCATCAAGCGCAATGTTTTTACGCTATTTAATGCACTAAATTTTGCAATTGCCCTGGCGCTTGTTGCTGTGCAAGCATGGAGCAACTTGGTTTTCTTTGCTGTTATCTGCTTCAATGCCCTCTCTGGTATCGTGACAGAATTGCGAGCTAAACACATGGTCGACAAACTGAATCTTTTAAACAAAGAAAAGATAACGGTCATTCGCGATGGTAAATCTAGTCAAATCAATCCAGAAGACTTAGTCTTGGATGACTGTATTCAACTGGCTACGGGGGAGCAGATTCCAAGTGACGCAACTGTTTTAGACGGTTTTGCAGAAGTGAACGAAGCCATGTTGACAGGTGAAAGTGACCTTGTTCAAAAGGAGATTGGGGAGCAATTGCTCTCAGGAAGTTTTCTTGCCAGCGGGCGTGTTATTGCCAAAATCACTCATGTAGGCTCTGATAATTATGCTTCTAAACTGATGCTAGAGGCTAAGACTGTCAAACCAATCAATTCTCGTATCATGAAATCCATGGACAGGATTGCAGGTTTTACAGGAAAAATCATTATCCCTTTCGGAATTGCGCTCTTTCTAGAAGCTCTCTTTGTAAAACATTTACCTGTCAAAGACTCAGTTGTCAATACCTCAACGGCTCTTCTGGGAATGCTACCAAAAGGAATTGCTCTTTTAACGATTACTTCTCTTTTAACAGCTGTCATCAAGCTGGGCTTACGAAAAGTCCTCGTACAAGAAATGTACTCCGTTGAAACATTGGCCCGTGTTGATATGCTCTGTCTTGATAAGACAGGTACCATTACACAAGGGAAAATGCACATTGAAACCTTCAGCCCACTCACAGAAGATTTTTCAGAACAAGCCATCTCTGACATTCTTAGTGCTTATATCACTGCAAGCGATGACAATAATCCAACTGCCCAAGCCATTCGCAAGCAATTTACTACTCCGACTGACTATCAAACAAGTAATATGATTCCATTTTCGAGTGACCGTAAATGGGGAGCTATGGAAATGTCGGACTTAGGTACTGTCTTTCTCGGTGCGCCTGAAATGCTCTTTCATGAAGAAATTGAGCTAGCACAGGAAGCTCAAAAGCGTGGTTCGCGTGTGCTCGCTTTAGCTATTAGTCCTGAACGCATTGACCATAAACACATTCACTTACCAAGTAGCATTCAACCCATTGCCATTTTAGAAATCACAGATCCGATTCGTGACGGAGCAGCTGATACTTTGGAATACTTACGCTCACAAGAAGTGGGCTTAAAAATCATCTCAGGTGACAATCCAATTACTGTATCAAACATTGCTGCAAAAGCTGGTTTTTCAAATTACCAAAGTTATGTTGACTGTTCAAAAGTAACGGATCAAGAATTGATTGAGTTGACAGAAAAGACAGCTATCTTTGGCCGCGTTTCTCCTCATCAAAAGAAACTTATCATTCAAACCCTGAAAAAAGCAGGGCATACCACAGCAATGACTGGTGACGGAGTCAATGATATTCTAGCCTTACGGGAAGCAGACTGCTCCATTGCCATGGCTGAAGGGGATCCTGCAACACGACAAGTTGCCAATCTGGTGTTGCTTAATTCTGATTTTAACGATGTACCTGAAATTCTCTTTGAAGGACGCCGCGTCGTTAATAATATCGCCCGCATTGCACCAATTTTCCTCATAAAAACAACTTATTCGTTCATTTTGACAATCATTTGTATTTCCAGTATCTTACTGGGTCGAGCAGAATGGCTCTTAGTCTTTCCATTTATCCCCATTCAAATCACCTTGATCGACCAATTTGTTGAAGGTTTGCCGCCCTTTGTCCTCACCTTTGAGCGGAATATCAAACCTGTTGAACAAGATTTCCTTAAAAAAGCAATTTTCAAGGCGCTACCTAGCGGGCTAATGGTCGTCTTTAGCGTTTTATTTGTCAGTATTTTCGGTGGATTGCATAGTTGGTCACAACTAGAAATCTCAACTTTGCTTTATTATTTATTAGGCTCTATCGGATTTCTATCTGTTGTCCAAGCCTGCCTTCCGCTCAATCTCTGGCGGATTCTACTTATCCTCTGGTCGCTCATTGGCTTCTTCGGAACAGCCATTATCCTGCAAAAGTACATTGAAATCACTACCTTAACCAGCAACAGTTTGCCAATCTATTTCATTCTGATGCTCCTCTTTACAATTACTTTTATTGTTGTGACACACAGACAGAATGAACGGGAACAGAATTTGTAA